The Benincasa hispida cultivar B227 chromosome 11, ASM972705v1, whole genome shotgun sequence genome has a segment encoding these proteins:
- the LOC120089991 gene encoding DEAD-box ATP-dependent RNA helicase 46, producing the protein MAATATAVSVGPRYAPEDPTLPKPWRGLVDGKTGYLYFWNPETNVTQYERPVAAAPLNSSIVSISSSVQIEKPSSGHSYSNNLNENNDKYGRGSHAPKQEVARGETFQSHDSSNGTPSTGHGRATLKGHRPSDAGNGLSAESYRQRHEITFSGDNVPPPFSSFEATGFPPEILREVHNAGFSAPTPIQAQSWPIALQSRDIVAIAKTGSGKTLGYLIPGFIHLKRIRNDPKLGPTVLVLSPTRELATQIQDEAVKFGKSSRISCACLYGGAPKGPQLRDIDRGVDIVVATPGRLNDILEMRRISLHQVSYLVLDEADRMLDMGFEPQIRKIVKEVPARRQTLMYTATWPKEVRKIASDLLVNPIQVNIGNVDELVANKSITQHIEALAPLEKHRRLEQILRSQEPGSKVIIFCSTKKMCDQLARNLTRQFGAAAIHGDKSQGERDHVLGQFRTGRTPVLVATDVAARGLDIKDIRVVINYDFPSGVEDYVHRIGRTGRAGATGIAYTFFGEQDAKYASDLIKILEGANQRVPPELRDMASRSYGMAKFRRWGSGSDGRDGGRGGRNDSNYGGRGGRGMSSFSSAKPERGGGRGYDFDSRERNDFGYNRGRSRSPPRGVGGDRTKSWNREHSPHVWSPDKSGPGPAHDRSPVRSFHQAMMERSNIPHRGTDNGSKNGSGSWNQVRSRSRSRSRSPNRFNRAPAVRERSPVLSFHKAMLEKGNSGGTHDNPDKDSRKSPSDRMDGGGYEKSSRSYPREEYEEGMIPQDEQGKGVSDR; encoded by the exons ATGGCGGCTACTGCTACTGCTGTATCGGTTGGACCACGATATGCACCAGAGGATCCAACCCTTCCCAAACCATGGAGAGGTTTAGTTGATGGAAAAACAGGGTATCTTTACTTTTGGAATCCGGAAACTAATGTCACCCAATACGAGAGACCTGTGGCTGCTGCTCCTCTTAATTCATCAATAGTGTCCATAAGTTCTTCCGTTCAAATTGAAAAGCCATCCTCAGGCCACTCTTATAGTAAtaatttgaatgaaaataaCGATAAGTATGGAAGAGGTTCCCATGCACCCAAACAAGAG GTTGCAAGGGGTGAAACGTTTCAATCGCATGATTCCTCAAATGGAACACCTAGTACTGGGCATGGAAGAGCAACGTTGAAAGGACACAGACCATCAGATGCAGGAAATGGTTTATCTGCTGAGTCTTATCGTCAACGACATGAAATAACTTTTTCG GGAGATAATGTGCCGCCACCATTTTCATCATTTGAAGCCACTGGTTTCCCACCTGAGATTCTTAGGGAG GTACATAATGCAGGGTTCTCTGCTCCAACTCCAATTCAGGCGCAGTCATGGCCAATTGCTCTTCAAAGTAGAGATATTGTAGCTATTGCTAAAACAGGCTCGGGGAAAACTCTTGGGTACTTAATACCAGGTTTTATTCATCTCAAGCGCATTCGAAATGATCCTAAGCTAGGTCCTACTGTTTTGGTGTTGTCACCAACAAGGGAATTGGCGACCCAGATTCAAGATGAAGCTGTGAAGTTTGGGAAGTCATCGAGAATCTCTTGTGCG TGTCTGTATGGAGGAGCACCGAAGGGTCCACAATTGAGGGATATTGACCGTGGAGTAGATATTGTAGTTGCAACTCCTGGTCGTTTGAATGATATTCTTGAGATGAGGAGAATCAGTCTACATCAGGTTTCTTATCTTGTACTAGATGAGGCTGATCGCATGCTGGACATGGGTTTTGAACCCCAGATTAGAAAGATTGTAAAGGAGGTACCTGCTCGCCGGCAAACTTTAATGTACACAGCTACTTGGCCAAAGGAAGTTCGAAAAATTGCATCAGATCTGCTTGTTAATCCCATTCAGGTCAATATCGGCAATGTCGATGAGCTTGTCGCCAACAAGTCCATCACTCAG CATATTGAAGCATTAGCACCACTTGAGAAGCATAGACGATTGGAGCAGATATTGAGATCTCAAGAACCAGGATCAAAAGTGATAATTTTCTGTTCTACGAAGAAAATGTGTGATCAGCTTGCTCGCAATCTAACACGCCAATTTGGAGCTGCGGCAATTCATGGAGACAAATCCCAGGGTGAGAGAGATCACGTCCTTGGTCAATTTCGCACAGGGAGAACTCCTGTGCTTGTAGCTACTGATGTTGCTGCTCGAGGATTGGATATTAAGGACATCAG GGTTGTTATCAACTATGATTTCCCATCCGGAGTGGAGGATTATGTCCATAGGATTGGTCGTACTGGAAGAGCTGGTGCTACAGGCATTGCTTACACATTCTTCGGTGAGCAGGATGCCAAGTATGCTTCAGATTTGATTAAAATTTTGGAGGGAGCTAACCAGCGGGTCCCACCAGAACTTCGTGATATGGCTTCTCGAAGTTATGGAATGGCCAAGTTTAGACGTTGGGGTTCTGGCTCTGATGGTCGTGATGGTGGTCGAGGTGGACGCAATGATTCAAACTATGGTGGTAGGGGTGGACGGGGAATGTCTTCCTTTTCTTCTGCCAAGCCAGAACGAGGTGGTGGCCGTGGGTATGACTTCGACTCCCGAGAGAG GAATGATTTTGGATACAATCGTGGTCGCAGTCGGAGTCCTCCAAGGGGTGTGGGAGGTGACCGGACTAAAAGTTGGAACCGCGAACACAGTCCGCACGTTTGGAGCCCTGACAAGTCTGGACCTGGACCGGCACATGACCGCTCTCCAGTACGGAGTTTTCACCAAGCAATGATGGAGCGTAGCAACATTCCACATCGGGGAACTGACAATGGTAGTAAGAATGGTTCTGGAAGCTGGAACCAAGTCCGTAGTCGGAGCCGGAGCCGAAGCCGAAGTCCTAACCGTTTTAACCGGGCTCCTGCAGTACGAGAGCGTTCTCCAGTTTTGAGTTTTCATAAAGCAATGTTGGAAAAAGGAAACTCTGGAGGCACACATGACAACCCAGATAAGGATTCAAGAAAATCACCCAGTGATAGAATGGATGGGGGAGGATACGAAAAGAGTTCTCGCTCATATCCTCGAGAAGAATACGAGGAAGGCATGATCCCGCAAGACGAACAAGGTAAGGGAGTATCAGACAGATAA